Proteins from a single region of Stutzerimonas stutzeri:
- a CDS encoding CheW domain-containing protein, with protein sequence MSRIVLTETRSQLALQSYLDGLLQDAAIELADSVSQDEFQAAVLEEQLRDTRNNQPPRLEIVPSAPAPVVDAPAPPPPVLTLEPVVELEVAPQLSSEPVEAAPEAHPGWGEEPFECLLFDVAGLTLAVPLVCLGSIYPLADQELTPLFGQPDWFLGILPSQAGNLKVLDTARWVMPDRYRDDFREGLQYVISVQGYEWGLAVHQVSRSIRLDPSEVKWRTQRSQRPWLAGTVIEHMCALVDVTALAELIASGAVKQMQGAAKPRAH encoded by the coding sequence ATGAGCCGTATCGTCCTAACAGAAACTCGTTCCCAGCTGGCACTGCAGTCCTACCTCGATGGGCTGTTGCAGGACGCCGCCATCGAGCTGGCAGACTCGGTCAGTCAGGATGAGTTTCAGGCTGCCGTGCTCGAGGAGCAGCTGCGCGATACGCGAAATAACCAGCCGCCGCGGCTGGAGATCGTGCCGTCCGCGCCTGCACCTGTGGTGGATGCACCTGCACCGCCGCCGCCGGTCCTGACCCTTGAGCCGGTCGTGGAGCTTGAGGTTGCGCCGCAACTGTCGAGCGAACCCGTCGAAGCAGCGCCTGAGGCCCATCCTGGCTGGGGAGAGGAGCCGTTCGAATGCTTGTTGTTCGATGTGGCCGGATTGACCCTGGCTGTGCCGCTGGTGTGCCTGGGCTCCATCTATCCGCTGGCCGATCAGGAGCTGACGCCGCTGTTCGGTCAGCCAGATTGGTTTCTTGGAATACTGCCAAGCCAGGCTGGCAATCTGAAGGTGCTGGACACGGCGCGCTGGGTGATGCCTGATCGTTACCGTGACGACTTCCGCGAGGGCCTGCAGTACGTGATATCGGTTCAAGGCTACGAGTGGGGGCTGGCAGTACATCAGGTCAGCCGCTCGATTCGCCTCGACCCGAGTGAGGTCAAATGGCGGACGCAGCGTAGCCAACGTCCGTGGCTGGCCGGTACGGTAATTGAACATATGTGCGCGCTGGTCGACGTGACCGCGCTGGCCGAGCTGATTGCCAGTGGTGCAGTCAAACAAATGCAGGGCGCTGCCAAGCCTCGGGCGCACTGA
- a CDS encoding ParA family protein gives MRVWAVANQKGGVGKTTTSIALAGLLADAGKRVVVLDLDPHGSMTSYFGHDPDNLDHSVFDLFQHQGTVPDGLPWQLLLATSHERISLMPSSTVLATLERQSPGQSGLGLVIAKSLSQLWQDFDYAIIDSPPLLGVLMVNALAASQQLVIPVQTEFLAMKGLERMVSTLSMINRSRKQALPYTIVPTMFDRRTQASMNTLKVLRAGYAENLWPAFIPVDTRLRDASRAGLTPSQFDPTSRAVLAYRALLKHLLASQVSPQVA, from the coding sequence ATGAGAGTCTGGGCTGTAGCCAATCAAAAGGGTGGGGTAGGCAAGACCACTACGTCGATCGCGCTAGCGGGCTTGCTGGCCGATGCCGGCAAGCGCGTCGTGGTGCTGGATCTCGATCCGCATGGCTCGATGACCAGCTATTTCGGTCACGACCCGGACAACCTCGACCACAGCGTCTTCGACCTGTTTCAGCATCAAGGCACCGTGCCTGACGGCCTGCCTTGGCAGCTATTGCTCGCCACCAGCCATGAGCGCATTTCGCTGATGCCATCGAGCACTGTGTTGGCTACCCTGGAGCGTCAGTCTCCTGGGCAGAGCGGCCTGGGTTTGGTCATCGCCAAGAGCTTGTCGCAGCTATGGCAGGATTTCGACTACGCAATCATTGATAGCCCGCCGTTGCTTGGCGTGCTTATGGTCAATGCACTGGCTGCCAGCCAGCAGCTGGTCATTCCAGTGCAAACCGAATTCCTGGCGATGAAAGGCCTTGAGCGGATGGTCAGCACATTGTCGATGATCAATCGGTCACGCAAACAAGCGCTCCCGTACACCATCGTTCCCACTATGTTCGACCGTCGGACTCAGGCCTCGATGAATACGCTGAAGGTGTTGCGTGCTGGCTATGCGGAAAATCTCTGGCCAGCGTTCATACCGGTTGATACTCGTCTGCGTGATGCCAGTCGCGCTGGGCTGACCCCCTCTCAGTTCGATCCGACAAGCCGTGCGGTGCTTGCTTATCGGGCCTTGCTCAAACACCTGTTGGCCTCGCAAGTGTCACCGCAGGTGGCGTGA